TGAATTCCTGCGAGACCTGAAAGCCGCGGATCTGGTAACGGTCGCCGCCGTAGGGCAGCGTGGATTCCACGACGGGCGTCACGTATTTGGCCACATCGAGCATGCGCGGCGCCTGCGTGTCGGTGAATAGCTGGCTGGTGACGACGGAAATCGTCTGCGGGACATCCTGCAACGACATGGCCACGCGCGTGGTGCTGAGCGCTTGGTGGGACTGGTATTCGCTGACGGGTTTTTCGGTGATGGTGAACGTGGGCAGGTTCACCACTTCGTCGCGGCCGGCGGCGGCGGGCTCCTGCTGGGCGGAAACGATCAGCCCGGCGGATGCAAACGCGCACAGGGCGCGGAACAATAGAGCGGTGCGGCGGAGGCCGGGTGCGGAAGGATGGGGAGGCATAGGCATGGCAGTGCGTGTGGGTTGGTTGGGATGAAGAAGGGGGGAAGGAACGAAAAACCGCGACGGGGCGGTTTGCGCGAAAGCGGGACGGGGCAATGCACATCAGAAATTCTAACCGGCAAGATTAGATAAAATCATACAGTAAATCAGCCTCGCTCCGGATTTGTTATTATCTTATTTATAATTAATATTTTATATAATAAAAATGGCGTTTCTCCGACTCGCGCATAGACTTCTCATCGGCTCGTGAGTGCATTTGAGAGACACTTTTTGTGGTCGCTTCACCGCCGCACCTTGTTGCTTGCACGTTGTGCGGCCAACCGCCTGAGGGATCTTTGCCTCGATCCGGCCCGACATCGCGCGGGAGACGAATGCGTCCGGTATCTCCACAACTTCGGCAGGCGTTTTCGTGGTCATTTTAGGCAGGGTTTTGAGGATAATCAACACTATATAACGCTGTATAGAGTTACATAGCGCGGAACTTGCAAGCATTTTTTTTCGAATTTTGCTACCCACTGAAAATGAAAACCAAAGACAGGATATCCGCGACGCTCCCGGACTACATTATCCAGGAAATCGAGAGATGCGGAGCCCTGCTCGAACTCACCAAGGCGGAATATCTCACCGCCATCGCCAAGAAGTGGTTTGCGGACGGCACCCCGCCAGTGACGCCGGAGGAAATCATCTTGCGCAAACAAGCCGAAAAGCAGCCCAAAATAAGTCCGCAGAAAAAGATGATTTAGCCGGAATTATTCCGGCTGGAGCATTTTTCGTTTATTCTATCGCAACAGGCAGGGGCGGTTCGCATATCCGTTTGGCGTGACCACAGCTTTGCGCGGCAGCGGGCAGCGCAGGGGCATCCTTGCCCGCCGTCATTCCGAGCAAAGCGACATCCTCAATCGAAGGCGCGCAGCCGCCGGAAAAGAAAGCTGCGCTGTGCGCGACCGTTTTGGGATCGCAGGCAGGATGCCCGCGCTACGACATGCCGGCGCGCATCCGGCGGGGATGCCGTATCGATATGCGTTGCCCAATCCACGATTTCACGGGAAGGCCGCGTGGAGGGGGTTGGCGGAACGATGGCCGCCATGATGTTTTGCCATTTTGCGCGCTCAGCACCTGGCTGGCCGGCCGGTTCGCGCGCTTGCATAGACGGCGTCGATGATGCGCATGAGGTTCACGGCCTGGTCGGGCGTGTTGAGCGGCTTCTCGCGGCCTTCGATCGCGGCCACAAAATTCGCGGCGGCATTCACCCGGCCCATGGTCTCGTCGGGAGGGACGATGATGCTGCGGTTCACCGGCAGTCCGTTTTCCTGCGCGTAGAGTTCGCAGGTGTCGGTCGCGGTCTCGTCAATGCCGTCCTGCCCAAACAGCCGGCGCACAAGCCCGCCAGCTTTCACGCCCTGGAACGCCACCGACACTTCCTCGCGCGCGATGAGCTCGGCCCACGACATTTGCAGCGTCACGACCTGGCCGGTCTTGAAGCGCACGAAGCCGTGGCAGGCGTTTTCCACGTCGGTCACGCCCTTCGCGCTGTCGGGGATGCCCCACGGTCCCTTGAAGGACTTGTCCGTGATGAAGTCGGAAAAGGTCTGCGCCAGCGCCCACTCGGGCTCGGGGTAGCCCATGAACCAGAGCGCGAGGTCGAGCATGTGCAGCAGGTCGATGACCGGGCCGCCGCCGGAGAGCGCCTTGTTGGTGAACCAGCCGCCGAAACCGGGGATGCCCGTGCGGCGCACCCATTTGGCCTGGGCGGAATTGATGCGCCCGGCCGCGCCCTGCGAAATATACTCCATCATCGCCCGCGACTCGGGGCGGGCGCGGTTGTTGAAATCGAACATGAGCACGCGCTTTGCCTTTTCGGCGGCCGCGGCCATGGCGCGGGTCTCGCGGGCGTTGAGCGCGGGCGGCTTTTCGCAAAAAACATGCCGGCCGGCCTTGAGCGCCTGGAGCGCGAGCGCCGCGTGAAACTTGTTCGGCACGATGATGGAGACCGCGTCGAGTTCCGGGCACTGCTTCAACATCTGCGCCACGTCGCCAAACGCGCGCGCGACGCCTTCGCGCGCGGCGGTCTTCTCCGCGGCGGCGAGGTTCATGTCGGCGATGGCGACAATCTCCGCCCCCGCTTTTCTGAAACCCGCCGCATGATATTTCACCATGCCGCCGGCGCCGATGATTCCGATTTTTGTGCTCATGATTTAATAAAGTTTAAGTTGGAAGTTGAAGTTGAAGTTTTTGGAGCGCGTTGAAGTTGAAAGCACAAGCTCAAGAAGAGGGCGCCGGCACGGCGGCGGCTGCCTCAACTTAAACTGGCCGCGCAGCGGCTATTGGTTCTTTTTGTCGAAGGCGGCGTCGAAGGCGACGGTGCTGGGCGGGAAATCGAGTCTGCGCACGAAGGCGGCGGACTCGGTGGCGCCGTGGACGCGGTCCATGCGCACGTCCTCCCACTCGACGGAGAGCGGGCCGTGGTAGCCGGTGTCGTTGAGCGCGACGATGATGTCCTCGAACTTGATGTCGCCGTGGCCCGGCGAGCGGAATTCCCAGAAGCGGCGCGGGTCGCCGAAATCGGTGTGGCCGCCGAACACCCCGACTGTGCCGTCGCCCCGGCCCCACCACACGTCCTTGATGTGCGCGTGGTAAATGCGGTCCGCGAAGGCGCGGATGAATTTTATATAATCGACGCCCTGGTAGCCGAGGTGCGAGGGGTCGTAGTTGAAGCCGAAGCGGCGGTGGTTCTTCACCGCGTCGAGCGCGCGCCGCGCGGTGGCGATGTCGTAGGCGATCTCGGTCGGATGCACCTCGAGCGCGAAGTTCACGTCGCACTGCTCGAACACGTCGAGCACGGGCAGCCAGCGCCGCGCGAAATCCTCGTATCCCTTTTCCCAATATGATTGCGGCGTGGGCGGGAAGGCGTAAAGCGTGTCCCATATGGACGAGCCGGTGAAGCCGTTGACCACGGCGGGAAAGAGCGCTTTGCCGGGGCGGGCGTCGAAGAACTTCCGCGCGGCGCGGGCGGTGTCGGCGATGCGCGCGGCGGCGCGGCGGCGCACGCCCTCGGGATCGCCGTCGCCCCAGACCTCCGGCGGCACGATGGCGCGGTGGCGGTCGTCGATGGGATCGCAGACGGCCTGGCCGACGAGATGATTGGAGAGGGCGTGGCAGGTGAGCTCGTGGTCGCGCAGGAGCGCCCATTTGTCGCGGATGTAGCCGGGCGACGAAAGCGCGGCGGCGACGTCGAAGTGGTCGCCCCAGCAGGCGAGCTCAAGTCCGTCGTAGCCCATCTTGCGGGCGAGCGGCGCGAGTTTTTCCAAGGGCATGTCGGCCCACTGGCCGGTGAACAAGGTGACGGGTCTGGGCATGGGTTTGAGGGGACTGGCGGTTGGAGAGGCGGGTTGGCTTGGGAGATCGGCGTGCTTTCCTCTTTATTCTTTCTCTTTATCTTTCTCCACGGACTTATGGCAAAAGGGGGAGAAAGAGGAAAGATAAAGAATAACTGATGTTACGCGGCCAGTGGGATTTTGTAGGGCCTGACCTTGCGTCAGGCCGCGCCAACGTGGGAGCCCGCGCAGGTAATTCGCGGCCTGACGCAAGGTCAGGCCCTACGCGGCGCGTAACATCAGAGAATTAAGAGGAAAGAACGTCCGGGTCATCGGGTTACGGACAGGAAAATTTATTGGCGCCGAAAAGCAGCAAGAGGGATTTTGTTCAAGGGTTCAGCGTGACGGGCGGCGAAAAACGCAGGCGGAGCAAGTCGAGAAACATTCGCGAGCCGTGACGCAGGGCGCGGACGGTGGAGTGCGGGGCGTCGGTCCAGTCAACGGGCATGGCGCGCAGCTCGCAGCCCAAGCGCGCGGCGAGGACGAGCACTTCCACGTCGAAGGCGAAGCCGTCGATGCGCTGGGCGGCGAAGATGCGCGCGGCGGCGGCGGCGCGAAAGGCCTTGAAGCCGCACTGGGTGTCGTTGGTTCGGATGCAGGGGAAAAAGGACCGGACGCAGAGGTTGAAAAGACGGCTGAGGCGCACGCGGGCGCGGGGCTGGGCGGCGAGCACGCGGCTTTGCGGGTGGCGGCGGTCGCCGATGATGATGCCGGTGTCGGGATGCCGCGCAAAGAGCGCGAGCATGTGCGGAACGGCGGCGGGGTCGGTGCTCAGGTCGGCGTCCATGTAACAAACGATGTCACCCCGGGCGCGGCGGATGCCGGAGCGGACGGCGTGGCCCTTGCCGCGTTGAGGGCCGTTGTCGATGGCCTGCCAGCAGGCGTGCCGCGCGGCGATGTCGCGGGCGAGGGCGAGACTGTCATCGGGGCTCGCCTCGACGACGAGCAGGACTTCATGCGGATGGTCGAGCGCGCGAAGCGCGGCGGACAGACGGTTCATCGACGCCGCGAGGCGGCGGGTTTCGTTGTAAACGGGGATGACAATCGAAAGCACTGAGGGGAAATCCCAAATCTCGAAATCCCAAATCCCCAAAAAATCTCAAATCACGAAATTCCAAAAATCCAAGAGACATATATGCCGGGGTCTTCCTGAATTTTGCCCATTGGGATTTGGAATTTTTTTGGGATTTGGGATTTGCGCCCGGAGGGAGCCATTATTTGCCCCAGACTTCGACCTCGATGTAGTGATTGGCGGTGTTGGCGGTGTTGCCGTTGCTGTAGAGCCGCACGTAGCGGCCCGCGACGGCGTTCACGGGGATGACGCGGCCTTTGTTCGTGTCGATGTAGGCCTTGTCCTTGCCCGCGCCCAGGCCGGCGGAGTTGTCGTGGTCGTTGTTGAAGACCGTGGTCACGCCGGCGAGGAAATCGGGGTCGTTGGAGATCTGCACGATCACGTCGCTGTAGGCGCGCGCCTGGGAGTGGAAGTGCCACACCGCGATGGCGGAGATTTTCGCCTCCTTCTCCAGGTCGATCTGCACCCATTGCTTGCCGTCGCCGAACTCGACGAAGCAGCCTTCATCGGAGTCCTTGTCGCCGTCGGTGACCTGCTCGAGCATGCCGATCACGGGAAACGCGTCGGAGGCGGTGACGGGCTTGCCCTGCGCGAGGTTGGTCGAGCCCTCGGGGATCATCACGGGCGGGCGCTTGGCAATGTCGTCGGCGGTCTCGAGGTTGGCGACTTTCACGGCAACGGGCGTGCCGGCGAGCTTGGGCTTGGGCAGCGTGGTCTTGAACGGGACCATTTTTTCCTGCGCGCTCATCGAGCACGCGAGCATCGCAACAAGGGCGGAGGTGATCAGCAGGTGGATTTTTTTCATGGTGAGTCGGGAAAGAAGATCAGTAACCGCGAAGGACGCGAAAAACGCGAAGTGATTTTTCATATCCTCTGCTTTTCTTCGCA
This genomic stretch from Termitidicoccus mucosus harbors:
- a CDS encoding Gfo/Idh/MocA family protein, producing the protein MSTKIGIIGAGGMVKYHAAGFRKAGAEIVAIADMNLAAAEKTAAREGVARAFGDVAQMLKQCPELDAVSIIVPNKFHAALALQALKAGRHVFCEKPPALNARETRAMAAAAEKAKRVLMFDFNNRARPESRAMMEYISQGAAGRINSAQAKWVRRTGIPGFGGWFTNKALSGGGPVIDLLHMLDLALWFMGYPEPEWALAQTFSDFITDKSFKGPWGIPDSAKGVTDVENACHGFVRFKTGQVVTLQMSWAELIAREEVSVAFQGVKAGGLVRRLFGQDGIDETATDTCELYAQENGLPVNRSIIVPPDETMGRVNAAANFVAAIEGREKPLNTPDQAVNLMRIIDAVYASARTGRPARC
- a CDS encoding sugar phosphate isomerase/epimerase family protein; protein product: MPRPVTLFTGQWADMPLEKLAPLARKMGYDGLELACWGDHFDVAAALSSPGYIRDKWALLRDHELTCHALSNHLVGQAVCDPIDDRHRAIVPPEVWGDGDPEGVRRRAAARIADTARAARKFFDARPGKALFPAVVNGFTGSSIWDTLYAFPPTPQSYWEKGYEDFARRWLPVLDVFEQCDVNFALEVHPTEIAYDIATARRALDAVKNHRRFGFNYDPSHLGYQGVDYIKFIRAFADRIYHAHIKDVWWGRGDGTVGVFGGHTDFGDPRRFWEFRSPGHGDIKFEDIIVALNDTGYHGPLSVEWEDVRMDRVHGATESAAFVRRLDFPPSTVAFDAAFDKKNQ
- a CDS encoding glycosyltransferase, with protein sequence MLSIVIPVYNETRRLAASMNRLSAALRALDHPHEVLLVVEASPDDSLALARDIAARHACWQAIDNGPQRGKGHAVRSGIRRARGDIVCYMDADLSTDPAAVPHMLALFARHPDTGIIIGDRRHPQSRVLAAQPRARVRLSRLFNLCVRSFFPCIRTNDTQCGFKAFRAAAAARIFAAQRIDGFAFDVEVLVLAARLGCELRAMPVDWTDAPHSTVRALRHGSRMFLDLLRLRFSPPVTLNP
- a CDS encoding discoidin domain-containing protein, yielding MKKIHLLITSALVAMLACSMSAQEKMVPFKTTLPKPKLAGTPVAVKVANLETADDIAKRPPVMIPEGSTNLAQGKPVTASDAFPVIGMLEQVTDGDKDSDEGCFVEFGDGKQWVQIDLEKEAKISAIAVWHFHSQARAYSDVIVQISNDPDFLAGVTTVFNNDHDNSAGLGAGKDKAYIDTNKGRVIPVNAVAGRYVRLYSNGNTANTANHYIEVEVWGK